A single window of Clostridia bacterium DNA harbors:
- a CDS encoding stage II sporulation protein R translates to MSKKAIKYIISALVAALALAVIAVLAVGCGNPNDEYLRLHIRANGNSREEQAVKLEVRDAVVAYLTPLAEGVKTKREMQRLLSDKLDEVTRIADDVLRQNGYVYTSSAYFSYEEFPTKTYGDLTLEKGYYDALIVELGTGAGDNWWCVAFPPLCFVAGEDVEGDEVVYRSAIAEWFRKNCK, encoded by the coding sequence ATGAGCAAAAAAGCAATCAAGTACATAATTTCGGCCCTCGTGGCGGCCCTCGCGCTCGCGGTCATCGCCGTATTGGCGGTGGGTTGCGGCAACCCGAACGACGAATATTTGCGCCTGCATATACGCGCCAACGGCAACAGCCGAGAGGAACAGGCGGTCAAACTCGAGGTGCGCGACGCCGTGGTCGCCTATCTCACGCCCCTTGCAGAGGGGGTGAAGACCAAACGCGAAATGCAGAGGTTATTGTCCGATAAATTGGACGAAGTGACGCGAATTGCCGATGACGTACTACGGCAAAACGGTTACGTGTACACATCCAGCGCCTATTTTTCGTACGAGGAGTTTCCCACCAAAACCTACGGGGATCTCACGCTCGAAAAGGGCTATTACGACGCGCTTATCGTCGAATTGGGCACGGGTGCGGGCGATAATTGGTGGTGCGTGGCGTTTCCCCCGCTGTGTTTTGTGGCGGGCGAAGACGTCGAGGGGGACGAAGTGGTGTATCGTTCGGCCATCGCCGAGTGGTTTCGCAAAAATTGCAAATAG
- the sleB gene encoding spore cortex-lytic enzyme has translation MRRRNALIVMCMLWVCAVALVAFVPAPETADAAALKQGSTGSLVRTVQTKLKNWGYYTGTVDGVYGAKTVAAVKYFQRKNGLTQDGVVGPATAAKMGVTLSSSGTTGYSNSDEYLLARCVYAEARGEPYVGQVAVAAVILNRVRSSSFPNTISGVIYQSGAFTCVADGQINLTPNDSAFKAVRDAMSGWDPTNGCLYYYNPATATSKWIWSREVHLTIGRHSFCV, from the coding sequence ATGAGAAGAAGAAACGCATTGATCGTTATGTGTATGTTGTGGGTGTGCGCCGTGGCCTTGGTGGCGTTCGTGCCCGCCCCCGAGACGGCGGACGCCGCCGCTCTCAAACAGGGTTCCACCGGCTCGTTGGTGCGCACGGTGCAGACCAAACTCAAAAATTGGGGCTATTACACGGGCACGGTAGACGGCGTGTACGGCGCCAAGACCGTGGCGGCCGTCAAGTATTTTCAGCGCAAAAACGGCCTCACGCAGGACGGCGTGGTCGGTCCCGCCACGGCGGCCAAGATGGGCGTCACCTTGTCGTCCTCGGGTACGACGGGTTACAGCAATTCGGACGAATATCTGTTGGCGCGGTGCGTGTACGCCGAGGCGCGGGGCGAGCCTTACGTGGGACAAGTGGCGGTGGCGGCGGTCATTCTCAACCGCGTCCGTAGCAGCAGTTTCCCCAACACCATTTCGGGCGTCATCTACCAAAGCGGCGCCTTTACGTGCGTGGCCGACGGCCAAATCAACCTTACGCCTAACGATAGCGCGTTCAAGGCCGTGCGCGACGCGATGAGCGGGTGGGATCCCACCAACGGGTGCTTGTACTACTACAACCCCGCCACGGCGACCAGCAAGTGGATATGGTCGCGCGAGGTGCATCTCACCATCGGCCGTCACAGTTTTTGCGTATAG
- a CDS encoding germination protein YpeB — MDVAKRTPKWMIGLAIVLAVTAIALGVAWGVTSRRAQAETARLTTRLENGYKQNYYQLCYNVGNLSAYLNKLTVAASPTMQMQLLGQINGEAAAAGAALAALTSVDDDARKTTKYINQVGDYCLRLQYALAEGGTLGQKEKENLAALYTVIMQMEAGLDEVKTQVDQGNFDFVGAEENNVFARTVASFEAETVAYPALIYDGPFSDALDRAEPLGLTGEAITREDAEAKVALYLPTEYTLSYAGDLSGKIEAYRFEAETAYGRYYLDVTKTGGHLLNLSADAEPQDTVYTAEECSAYGLGYLERIGLEGMHAVWASNYNSVYYINYAYTEGDVVCYSDLVVLKINAETKTLVGVEARNYLMNHRARTIAAPAVTAAEAEAAVSQNVRIDGVRMALIPTEGGDERLTYELSGTTSDNRYFIYVDAQTGREYKILRVIDSTEGQLLL; from the coding sequence ATGGACGTGGCGAAAAGAACGCCGAAATGGATGATCGGCTTGGCAATCGTATTGGCGGTGACCGCTATCGCCTTGGGCGTCGCTTGGGGCGTGACGAGTAGACGTGCGCAGGCCGAGACCGCTCGGCTCACGACGCGGCTCGAAAACGGATACAAACAAAACTACTATCAACTGTGCTACAACGTGGGCAACCTCTCGGCCTATCTCAACAAGTTGACCGTGGCGGCCTCGCCGACCATGCAAATGCAACTCTTGGGGCAAATCAACGGGGAAGCGGCGGCGGCAGGCGCGGCCTTGGCGGCGTTGACCTCGGTGGACGACGACGCGCGCAAGACGACCAAGTATATCAACCAAGTGGGCGACTATTGCCTGCGGTTGCAGTACGCTCTGGCCGAGGGCGGCACGCTCGGACAAAAGGAAAAGGAGAACTTGGCGGCGCTCTATACCGTCATTATGCAGATGGAAGCGGGCTTGGACGAGGTCAAAACGCAGGTAGACCAAGGCAACTTCGACTTCGTGGGCGCCGAGGAGAACAACGTTTTCGCCCGCACGGTGGCCTCGTTCGAGGCCGAAACGGTGGCGTACCCCGCCCTTATCTACGACGGTCCCTTCTCGGACGCGCTGGACCGTGCCGAGCCGCTGGGCTTGACGGGCGAGGCGATCACACGCGAGGACGCCGAGGCCAAAGTGGCCCTGTACCTTCCCACCGAATATACCCTTTCCTACGCGGGCGACCTGAGCGGCAAGATAGAGGCCTACCGCTTCGAGGCCGAGACGGCGTACGGACGTTACTACCTCGACGTCACCAAGACGGGCGGGCACTTGCTCAACCTGTCCGCGGACGCCGAGCCGCAGGACACCGTCTACACCGCCGAGGAATGCAGCGCCTACGGCTTGGGGTATCTCGAACGCATCGGCCTCGAGGGAATGCACGCGGTTTGGGCGTCCAACTACAACAGCGTCTACTATATCAATTACGCCTACACCGAGGGCGACGTGGTGTGTTATAGCGACCTCGTCGTGCTCAAAATCAACGCCGAGACCAAGACCTTGGTGGGCGTAGAGGCGCGCAACTACCTGATGAACCATCGCGCCCGCACCATCGCCGCGCCCGCCGTGACGGCCGCCGAGGCCGAGGCCGCGGTCAGCCAAAACGTACGAATTGATGGGGTACGTATGGCCCTAATTCCGACCGAAGGCGGCGACGAGCGCCTCACCTACGAACTGTCGGGCACCACCTCGGACAATCGCTATTTCATCTACGTGGACGCCCAAACGGGCCGCGAATACAAGATCCTCCGCGTCATCGACAGCACCGAAGGTCAACTGCTACTATAA
- the lepB gene encoding signal peptidase I, with product MKKRSLQIIAIVALCVVTVAVVFLGVTTVRFMWFRPLVVSGGSMSPTLKDGQLIYVNTTQKPQVGDVACFFLVTDQLREDEKLPSAEYYGGNGFARSMPIWGLKIPEKYSGGYSILVKRVVALGGDTVELRAEQAEGANLVRLYRNGTAVEEDLLMLNKNELDDATTAYAQAYAEAHGSEKVYTVYPVSATKVAEGRVYVLGDNRGSSTDSRFFGAIDAGLFVGVVRGQ from the coding sequence ATGAAAAAACGTTCGTTACAAATTATCGCCATCGTCGCCTTGTGCGTCGTCACCGTCGCCGTCGTCTTCCTCGGCGTCACGACGGTGCGTTTTATGTGGTTCCGCCCCCTCGTGGTCAGCGGCGGCAGTATGAGCCCCACGCTCAAAGACGGACAACTCATCTACGTCAATACCACCCAAAAACCCCAAGTGGGCGACGTGGCGTGTTTCTTCCTCGTCACCGATCAACTGCGCGAAGACGAGAAACTGCCCTCGGCGGAATACTACGGCGGCAACGGATTTGCGCGCAGTATGCCGATATGGGGATTGAAAATACCCGAAAAATACAGCGGCGGCTACTCCATATTGGTGAAGCGCGTCGTGGCCTTGGGCGGCGACACGGTGGAACTGCGCGCCGAACAGGCGGAGGGCGCCAACCTCGTGCGGCTATACCGCAACGGCACGGCGGTCGAGGAAGATCTGCTGATGCTCAACAAAAACGAATTGGACGACGCCACGACGGCCTACGCACAGGCCTACGCCGAGGCGCATGGTAGCGAAAAGGTATATACCGTATACCCCGTATCCGCTACCAAAGTGGCCGAGGGGCGCGTGTACGTGCTGGGCGACAACCGAGGCAGCAGCACGGACAGCCGCTTCTTCGGCGCGATAGACGCGGGGCTATTCGTGGGCGTGGTGCGCGGGCAATAA